One region of Oryza sativa Japonica Group chromosome 5, ASM3414082v1 genomic DNA includes:
- the LOC4338007 gene encoding NADP-dependent malic enzyme, chloroplastic-like, whose translation MAGGGVEDTYGEDRATEDQLITPWSFSVASGYTLLRDPRHNKGLAFSEAERDAHYLRGLLPPSIVSQELQEKKLMHNLRNYTVPLQRYIAMMDLQERNERLFYKLLIDNVEELLPVVYTPTVGEACQKYGSIYRRPQGLYISLKDKGKILEVLKNWPERSIQVIVVTDGERILGLGDLGCQGMGIPVGKLSLYTALGGVRPSACLPITIDVGTNNESLLNDEFYIGLKQRRATGEEYHELLEEFMTAVKQNYGEKVLVQFEDFANHNAFDLLAKYSKSHLVFNDDIQGTASVVLAGLIAALKVVGGTLADHTYLFLGAGEAGTGIAELIALEMSKQTEIPINDCRKKVWLVDSRGLIVESRKESLQHFKQPFAHEHEPVKTLLEAVQSIKPTVLIGTSGVGKTFTQEVVEAMAAFNEKPVIFALSNPTSHSECTAEEAYTWTKGSAVFASGSPFDAVEYEGKTYVPGQSNNAYIFPGFGLGVVISGAIRVHDDMLLAASEALAEQVSEDNFARGLIFPPFTNIRKISAHIAAKVAAKAYELGLASRLPRPDDLVKYAESCMYTPAYRCYR comes from the exons atggccggcggcggcgtggaggacaCGTACGGCGAGGACAGGGCCACCGAGGATCAGCTCATCACCCCATGGTCCTTCTCCGTCGCCAG CGGGTACACGCTGCTGAGAGACCCGCGGCACAACAAGGGTTTGGCCTTctcggaggcggagcgcgacgCGCACTACctccgcggcctcctcccgccATCCATCGTCTCGCAGGAGCTCCAGGAGAAGAAGCTCATGCACAACCTCCGCAACTACACCGTCCCCCTCCAGCGCTACATCGCCATGATGGACCTCCAG gaGAGGAATGAGAGGCTGTTCTACAAGCTCCTGATCGACAACGTGGAGGAGCTGCTGCCGGTGGTGTACACGCCGACGGTCGGGGAGGCCTGCCAGAAGTACGGCAGCATCTACAGGCGGCCACAGGGCCTGTACATCAGCCTCAAGGACAA GGGGAAGATCCTTGAGGTGCTCAAGAACTGGCCGGAGAGGAGCATCCAGGTGATCGTCGTCACCGACGGCGAGCGCATTCTTGGCCTTGGAGATCTTGGTTGTCAG GGAATGGGTATTCCTGTCGGCAAACTGTCTCTGTACACTGCCCTTGGAGGAGTTCGCCCATCAGCT TGCCTTCCAATCACAATTGATGTTGGTACCAACAATGAGTCACTGCTCAACGACGAATTCTACATTGGACTCAAGCAACGCCGTGCTACCGGAGAG GAATACCACGAGCTTCTTGAGGAGTTTATGACCGCAGTTAAGCAAAACTACGGCGAGAAAGTGCTCGTTCAG TTTGAAGACTTTGCCAACCACAATGCTTTTGACTTGCTTGCAAAGTACAGCAAGAGCCACCTTGTCTTCAACGACGACATTCAG GGAACAGCATCAGTGGTCCTCGCAGGTCTGATTGCGGCGCTCAAGGTGGTCGGTGGAACTCTTGCAGATCACACTTACCTGTTCCTTGGCGCCGGTGAGGCTGGAACTGGCATCGCAGAGCTCATTGCCCTCGAGATGTCAAAGCAG ACGGAGATTCCGATCAATGATTGCCGGAAGAAGGTGTGGCTGGTGGACTCGAGGGGGCTGATCGTGGAGTCGAGGAAGGAGTCGCTGCAGCACTTCAAGCAGCCATTCGCGCACGAGCACGAGCCGGTGAAGACGCTGCTGGAGGCCGTGCAGTCCATCAAGCCGACCGTGCTCATCGGCACTTCCGGCGTCGGCAAGACATTCACCCAGGAGGTCGTCGAGGCCATGGCCGCCTTCAACGAG AAACCTGTCATCTTCGCGCTCTCCAACCCGACGTCGCACTCGGAATGCACCGCGGAGGAGGCATACACCTGGACCAAG GGAAGTGCGGTGTTCGCGAGCGGGAGCCCGTTCGACGCGGTGGAGTACGAGGGGAAGACGTACGTGCCGGGGCAATCGAACAACGCCTACATCTTCCCGGGGTTCGGGCTGGGCGTGGTGATCTCGGGCGCCATCCGCGTCCACGACGACATGCTGCTGGCGGCGTCGGAGGCGCTGGCGGAGCAGGTGAGCGAGGACAACTTCGCCAGGGGGCTCATCTTCCCGCCCTTCACCAACATCCGCAAGATCTCCGCACACATCGCCGCCAAGGTCGCCGCCAAGGCGTACGAGCTCGGCCTCGCcagccgcctcccgcgccccgACGACCTCGTCAAGTACGCCGAGAGCTGCATGTACACCCCGGCCTACCGCTGCTACCGCTGA